A DNA window from Vagococcus penaei contains the following coding sequences:
- a CDS encoding flavocytochrome c: MKKKVLQSLTVGSAIIFMLAGCGGNKTETKESTKKETKTEASSTDVATGASAQAYTDPKDLQDKYDIVIIGAGGAGMSAAIQAKDAGKNPVILEKMPVAGGNTLKSSSGMNASETKFQKESGISDSNDKFYEETLKGGHDKNDKELLRYYVDNSASAIDWLDSMGIRLNNLTITGGMSEKRTHRPEDGSAVGEYLVHGLLKNVTELNIPIFVNADVTEIKEKDGKISGVKVDMKETKEKKEISSQAVVVATGGYGANPEMIKAEKPELDGYVTTNQEGSTGDGIKMIEKLGGQVVDMNQIQIHPTVQQDTGILIGEAVRGEGGILVSEDGTRFINELDTRDKVSAAINQLKGKAAYLVFDSGVRERVKAIDFYDKQGFVKKGETVADLAKEIGVKEDALDKTVTDWNQAVADKKDAQFERKTGMDKPLDKGPYYAIKIAPGIHYTMGGVKINAKTEVLTKDNKAIPGLYAAGEVTGGLHGTNRIGGNSVGDIIVFGRQAGDQSAQYIK, encoded by the coding sequence ATGAAAAAGAAAGTGTTACAGTCATTGACAGTTGGGTCAGCAATTATTTTTATGTTAGCAGGTTGTGGAGGAAACAAAACGGAAACAAAAGAGTCTACGAAAAAAGAAACTAAAACAGAAGCTTCTAGTACAGATGTAGCAACAGGAGCGTCGGCACAAGCCTATACAGATCCAAAAGATTTACAAGATAAGTACGATATTGTGATTATTGGTGCTGGTGGTGCTGGAATGTCTGCAGCGATTCAAGCCAAAGATGCTGGAAAAAATCCAGTTATTTTAGAAAAAATGCCGGTTGCTGGTGGAAATACTCTGAAATCTTCTAGTGGAATGAACGCATCTGAAACAAAATTCCAAAAAGAATCTGGTATCAGTGATAGCAATGATAAATTTTACGAAGAAACACTAAAAGGTGGACATGATAAAAATGATAAGGAATTATTACGTTACTACGTTGATAACTCAGCTTCAGCAATTGATTGGCTAGACTCAATGGGAATTCGTTTAAATAATTTAACGATCACTGGTGGAATGAGTGAAAAAAGAACACATCGTCCAGAAGACGGATCAGCTGTTGGTGAATACTTAGTTCACGGCTTATTGAAAAATGTAACGGAACTTAATATTCCCATTTTTGTGAATGCAGATGTAACTGAAATTAAAGAAAAAGATGGTAAAATTTCAGGTGTTAAAGTTGATATGAAAGAAACTAAAGAGAAAAAGGAAATTAGCAGTCAAGCAGTTGTTGTAGCAACTGGTGGTTACGGGGCTAACCCTGAGATGATTAAAGCTGAGAAACCTGAACTTGATGGTTATGTAACAACAAATCAAGAGGGTAGTACAGGTGACGGTATTAAGATGATTGAAAAACTTGGTGGACAAGTTGTTGACATGAATCAAATTCAAATTCATCCAACTGTTCAACAAGATACTGGTATTTTAATTGGTGAAGCAGTCCGTGGAGAAGGTGGTATTTTGGTCTCTGAAGATGGTACACGATTTATTAATGAATTAGACACTCGTGATAAAGTATCTGCTGCTATTAATCAATTAAAAGGCAAAGCTGCTTACTTAGTTTTTGATAGTGGTGTGCGTGAACGCGTAAAAGCAATTGATTTTTACGATAAACAAGGGTTTGTGAAAAAAGGTGAAACTGTGGCTGATTTAGCTAAAGAAATCGGTGTGAAGGAAGACGCTCTTGATAAAACGGTTACTGATTGGAATCAAGCTGTCGCAGATAAAAAAGATGCTCAGTTTGAACGTAAAACAGGCATGGATAAACCGTTAGACAAAGGTCCATACTATGCAATTAAAATTGCACCTGGTATTCACTATACAATGGGTGGGGTTAAGATTAATGCAAAAACTGAGGTCTTAACTAAAGACAACAAAGCTATTCCAGGTTTATACGCTGCTGGTGAAGTAACTGGTGGACTTCATGGTACTAACCGTATTGGTGGTAACTCAGTTGGTGATATCATTGTCTTCGGTCGTCAAGCAGGTGACCAATCAGCACAATACATTAAATAA
- a CDS encoding LacI family DNA-binding transcriptional regulator has product MADMNDVARLAGVSRGTVSNYINGVKVKESTRVKVEAAIKELDYVPNMAGRFLKTQKSDIVVFILPTIWNPFFSELAFYLEKNYVIIS; this is encoded by the coding sequence ATGGCAGATATGAATGATGTAGCAAGACTTGCTGGTGTCTCAAGAGGTACTGTATCCAATTATATTAATGGGGTAAAAGTCAAGGAAAGTACCCGTGTGAAAGTGGAAGCGGCAATTAAAGAGTTAGATTATGTTCCAAATATGGCTGGACGCTTTTTGAAAACACAAAAAAGTGATATTGTGGTATTTATTTTACCAACAATTTGGAATCCATTTTTTTCAGAATTAGCCTTCTATTTGGAAAAAAATTACGTAATCATCAGTTAA
- a CDS encoding substrate-binding domain-containing protein, with the protein MESIFFRISLLFGKKLRNHQLKMILCNSEDDYKQELDYITMAKEQKVKGIITISYSDISPYVTSDIPIVSIERYFNDKVPFVTSDNFAGGELAAEELTRLGAKRLLMVGRDIENNLGVMERLNGFKSYCLRHHLNFEMFVKRSTSAEFKEQLMSEIQQLYKNGVTFDGIFAATDRYAQYCLNVLNDLQLTIPRDVQLVGFDGAKNFKNEETIISSIRQPVEEIANLAVEELLQLEKTRHQVQRKHILPVTFIVGKTTKK; encoded by the coding sequence TTGGAATCCATTTTTTTCAGAATTAGCCTTCTATTTGGAAAAAAATTACGTAATCATCAGTTAAAAATGATTTTATGCAATTCTGAAGATGACTATAAGCAAGAATTGGACTATATTACAATGGCAAAAGAGCAAAAAGTTAAGGGGATTATAACTATTTCATATAGTGATATTTCACCTTACGTGACTTCAGATATTCCAATTGTATCAATTGAACGTTATTTTAATGATAAAGTACCTTTTGTGACTAGTGATAATTTTGCAGGTGGTGAACTTGCTGCCGAGGAATTAACTCGCTTAGGTGCTAAACGATTATTAATGGTGGGACGCGATATTGAAAATAATTTAGGTGTTATGGAACGCCTAAATGGTTTCAAAAGTTACTGCTTGCGACATCATCTAAACTTTGAGATGTTTGTAAAACGCAGTACCTCTGCCGAGTTTAAAGAACAATTAATGTCTGAAATTCAGCAGCTATATAAAAATGGGGTTACATTTGATGGTATTTTTGCCGCAACAGACCGCTATGCTCAGTATTGCTTAAATGTGTTAAATGATCTTCAGCTTACTATTCCTCGTGATGTCCAGTTAGTTGGATTTGATGGTGCTAAAAATTTTAAAAACGAAGAAACTATCATTTCATCGATTCGTCAACCAGTTGAAGAAATTGCCAATCTAGCTGTTGAAGAATTATTACAATTAGAAAAAACACGTCATCAGGTGCAACGTAAGCATATTTTACCTGTAACGTTCATTGTGGGTAAAACAACAAAAAAATAG
- a CDS encoding PTS transporter subunit EIIC: MDYNRIAKEVIAAIGGNDNIENAAHCVTRLRLVLKDEKAYDKETLEGIEGAKGVFFNSGQLQIIFGPGTVEKVFAAFQEEAGIKEASLQDVKKAGTGKQNKMQQAFKIFSDIFVPIIPAFVGAAMILGLRSLLTIQFGFLGGSMAENWLWAQDLSRFFEVIATTFAYLPVLVMYSAVKRFGGNPVLGLVVGFVMVTPQLMDRTVYLTGNYQQLDMWHFFGFNIPQVAYQGGVFPAILTVWFLAKVEQFTKKKSPQTLSFILVPTITILLSAIALFLVFGPIGNAIGDDLGWVIDVLYNRAGVFGAFVFAALLQPLTVTGTQHAIQGIEAQLVATTGFNYIQPFWLLH; encoded by the coding sequence ATGGATTATAATCGTATTGCAAAAGAAGTCATTGCTGCCATTGGTGGCAATGATAATATAGAGAATGCTGCGCACTGTGTGACCCGTTTACGTTTAGTTTTAAAAGATGAGAAAGCATATGATAAAGAAACGTTAGAAGGTATTGAAGGAGCTAAAGGCGTCTTTTTCAATAGTGGACAGCTCCAAATTATTTTTGGACCAGGAACTGTTGAAAAAGTTTTTGCGGCCTTCCAAGAAGAAGCTGGGATCAAAGAGGCTTCTTTACAAGATGTCAAAAAAGCTGGTACAGGCAAACAAAATAAAATGCAACAAGCATTTAAAATCTTCTCTGATATTTTTGTCCCTATTATTCCGGCTTTTGTTGGCGCAGCAATGATTTTAGGTTTACGGTCTTTACTAACAATACAATTTGGATTTTTAGGTGGCTCGATGGCTGAAAATTGGCTTTGGGCACAGGATTTGTCACGTTTCTTTGAAGTTATTGCAACGACATTTGCCTACTTACCAGTACTCGTTATGTATTCAGCTGTTAAACGTTTTGGTGGAAATCCTGTTTTAGGTTTAGTAGTTGGTTTTGTCATGGTTACACCACAACTGATGGATCGAACGGTTTATTTAACCGGTAACTATCAGCAACTGGATATGTGGCACTTTTTCGGTTTTAATATCCCGCAAGTGGCTTATCAAGGGGGTGTTTTTCCAGCTATTCTGACAGTATGGTTTTTAGCTAAAGTAGAACAATTTACAAAGAAAAAATCACCACAAACGCTGAGTTTTATCTTAGTGCCAACTATTACTATTTTGTTATCGGCAATAGCACTCTTTCTAGTGTTTGGACCAATTGGTAATGCGATTGGCGACGATCTTGGTTGGGTAATTGATGTCCTTTATAATCGTGCGGGTGTATTTGGAGCTTTTGTTTTTGCAGCTCTATTGCAACCTTTAACTGTTACAGGAACGCAGCATGCGATTCAAGGAATCGAGGCACAATTAGTCGCAACTACAGGATTTAATTATATTCAACCCTTTTGGTTACTACACTAG
- a CDS encoding GH32 C-terminal domain-containing protein → MPQAFYGKDDEPIVMGWFGCGEPVYPNDNECWKHGLTVPNIMTIQNNKLRRYPTNDMLSAFEFIERTISNDYLLSSKHSHLRFELTQTEEFSLKVGTEDNYWELTTDCSNQTISIDRSHLIQLIDEEYGMTRSVAYDQFGTDPITVDIFLDNSFVEVYLNQGEVVFSFRVFIASDEQRAIFSQAKQIEYSLYQEKIQ, encoded by the coding sequence GTGCCACAAGCTTTTTACGGAAAAGATGATGAACCGATTGTTATGGGGTGGTTTGGCTGTGGGGAACCAGTCTATCCTAATGATAATGAATGTTGGAAACATGGTTTAACTGTACCAAATATAATGACTATCCAAAATAATAAATTACGTCGTTATCCTACAAATGACATGTTATCAGCCTTTGAGTTCATTGAAAGAACGATAAGTAATGATTATTTATTGTCATCAAAACACAGTCATCTACGGTTTGAGTTAACACAAACGGAAGAATTTAGTCTTAAAGTTGGTACAGAAGATAACTATTGGGAATTAACGACTGATTGTAGCAACCAGACAATCAGTATAGATCGTAGTCATTTAATTCAGTTAATTGATGAAGAGTATGGTATGACGCGTTCGGTAGCTTATGATCAATTTGGAACAGATCCCATTACAGTAGATATTTTTCTAGACAACAGTTTTGTTGAAGTTTACTTGAATCAAGGTGAAGTTGTCTTTAGTTTTAGAGTGTTTATCGCTAGCGACGAACAACGTGCAATTTTCTCTCAAGCAAAACAGATTGAATATAGCCTCTATCAAGAAAAAATACAGTAG
- a CDS encoding IS1182 family transposase translates to MLKKQDMSKRNQIGFYSLEDLVPKEHLLRDIDKYVDFNFIYKLVEDKYDESNGRPSIDPVLLIKLPLIQYLYGIKSMRQTIKDVEVNMAYRWFLGLDIEDAVPHFSTFGKNYSRRFRGTDIFEQIFYGILEQCIEAELVDTSEVFIDGTHIKAHANNKKYESNEVTEETLFYVESLQKEVEIDREKRLKKPLKRREESENQVKHKKISKTDDESGWFHKGEHKQVFAYAAQVACDKNGWVLGYTTHPGNQHDSRTFIDIYNKLQSHFTLDKLVMDAGYKTPGIAHLLFQNNLTPIFPYKRPMTKKGFYKKHDYVYDEYYDQYICPNVKILSYTTTNRDGYREYKSNTSDCSQCPLIAYCTESKEKRKLIQRHLWENDMERCEDIRHSLGMKAIYNNRKQTIERLFGTAKEFHGLRYTNLIGKEKMHMKIGLTFACLNIKKLAKMLKLRDLKGSIFLSILGILSKIMIRYKKTNQLPFMSNWFVFNLKKKYYCIFS, encoded by the coding sequence ATGCTAAAAAAACAAGATATGAGCAAACGTAATCAAATTGGTTTTTATTCTCTAGAAGATTTAGTTCCCAAGGAACATCTATTAAGAGATATTGATAAATATGTAGATTTTAATTTTATTTATAAGTTAGTTGAAGATAAATACGATGAATCAAATGGCCGCCCTAGTATAGATCCGGTTCTATTAATTAAACTTCCGTTGATTCAGTATCTTTATGGTATAAAAAGTATGAGACAAACTATTAAAGATGTTGAGGTTAACATGGCTTATCGCTGGTTTTTAGGTTTGGATATCGAAGATGCTGTTCCTCACTTCTCAACCTTTGGCAAAAATTATTCTAGAAGATTTCGTGGTACAGATATCTTTGAACAAATATTTTACGGCATATTAGAACAGTGTATTGAAGCTGAATTAGTGGATACTTCTGAAGTATTTATTGATGGTACTCATATAAAAGCACATGCAAATAATAAAAAATATGAAAGTAACGAAGTTACTGAAGAAACTCTTTTTTATGTGGAATCACTACAAAAAGAAGTTGAAATAGATAGAGAAAAAAGATTAAAAAAGCCCTTAAAAAGAAGAGAGGAAAGTGAAAATCAGGTAAAACATAAAAAAATTAGTAAAACAGATGATGAGAGTGGTTGGTTCCATAAAGGAGAGCATAAACAGGTTTTTGCTTATGCTGCACAAGTAGCATGTGACAAGAATGGTTGGGTTTTAGGATATACAACTCATCCTGGTAATCAACATGATAGTCGGACATTCATCGATATCTATAATAAATTACAAAGTCACTTTACCTTAGATAAATTAGTAATGGACGCTGGATACAAAACACCTGGTATAGCCCATTTATTATTTCAAAATAATTTAACACCTATTTTTCCATATAAAAGACCTATGACCAAAAAAGGATTTTATAAAAAACATGATTATGTTTACGATGAATACTACGATCAATATATCTGCCCTAATGTGAAAATTTTAAGCTATACAACAACTAACAGAGACGGATATCGTGAATACAAAAGTAATACGTCTGATTGTAGTCAATGCCCTTTGATTGCCTATTGTACTGAGTCAAAAGAAAAGAGGAAATTAATTCAACGACATTTATGGGAAAATGATATGGAACGTTGTGAAGACATACGTCATTCCCTTGGAATGAAAGCTATATATAATAATCGAAAACAAACAATTGAGCGATTATTTGGAACGGCAAAAGAATTTCATGGCTTACGTTACACTAATTTAATTGGGAAAGAAAAAATGCACATGAAAATTGGGCTCACTTTCGCATGCCTTAACATTAAAAAATTAGCAAAAATGCTTAAATTAAGAGACCTGAAGGGCTCTATTTTTTTATCTATTTTGGGAATTTTATCAAAAATAATGATAAGATACAAAAAAACAAACCAATTACCCTTTATGAGCAACTGGTTTGTCTTCAATCTGAAGAAAAAATACTACTGTATTTTTTCTTGA
- a CDS encoding sigma-54-dependent transcriptional regulator, whose translation MKKRIDRVYELVKSHTDFLDADTLTAASGLTTQDVATALNIQRSNASKDLNALVKEGVLDKFDGRPVRYVCKSVFRHKPLTKHVESYLEKPREAKKRAIAQVDYPTEASDIFQRIVGANGSMRNPVEQAKASILYPPKGLNCLIVGPTGSGKTYFAHTMFQFAKQCQVVAENKEMVVFNCADYASNPELLMSHLFGHAKGAFTGASEEKDGLLTLANNSFLFLDEVHRLPPEGQEMIFYFMDTGQYARLGETTKQHQANVRIICATTEDPSSALLNTFVRRIPITIQLPNFVNRPEKEKVDLVRVMMSMEAKRIQRKIVLTDDVIKALVGSVGYGNVGQLKSNVQLVTARAFLNHMDQDELLVTVNELNESIKEGLAKLAHNRQNMAELAYYVPQKMIISPNESYETFETDAYELPYNLYDIIGDKAAVLKDEGFNQEAINHFISTDINVHLKSFYRNHGFSFDADSQLLEIMDETVIRTTKQIFEFSKQSLNYEFQTNFLYAMGLHISSFINRMQSGKYQITQDNESIEKMVLHYPDEREVAEEIKLIIEREHSVSVPRNEVNYLTVLLVSLKENKSDGRIGIVVAAHGVSTASSMVQVVKQLLNVTNLRSVDMPLDMQPKEAKEKIIKEVIAVNEGSGVLLLVDMGSLGTFSEDIENQTHIMVKTVDMVTTATVLEAARKASLIETDINQLHQSLINFHGYAKPKVSVIAETKLRDKKAIIAICASGQGTAQRMKDLLDDYLQASVATDITVFPISVLDINQQLSAIRQEYEVIAITGITQPNIDIPFIPMDVLFSPEGKNAIKHVVSQQCTETYPELNLSEAKAVCLEFMLKSFTFINPEKLIDPLWHVADLVTSGLKLVEKPAFYTNLCLHLAGSIERELRKDTLTATKEDISVMKRDNIYDTVVLALSYLRDTLKVEFCDSEVFYTYQIVKNF comes from the coding sequence GTGAAAAAGCGAATTGATCGAGTCTATGAATTAGTGAAATCACACACGGATTTTTTAGATGCAGATACGTTAACGGCGGCGTCTGGTCTAACAACACAAGATGTAGCAACTGCACTAAATATTCAGCGTAGTAATGCTAGTAAAGATTTAAATGCTTTAGTTAAAGAAGGCGTACTTGATAAATTTGATGGAAGGCCAGTCCGTTATGTTTGTAAGTCAGTTTTTCGACACAAACCGTTGACCAAACATGTCGAGAGTTATTTAGAAAAGCCTAGAGAAGCAAAAAAACGTGCGATAGCACAAGTAGATTATCCAACGGAAGCAAGTGATATTTTTCAGCGAATTGTTGGTGCCAATGGTAGTATGCGGAATCCAGTTGAGCAAGCAAAAGCATCGATTTTATATCCACCAAAAGGATTAAATTGTTTAATCGTTGGGCCGACTGGCTCTGGAAAAACATATTTTGCGCACACGATGTTTCAATTTGCCAAACAATGTCAGGTCGTGGCAGAAAATAAAGAGATGGTTGTATTTAATTGTGCAGATTATGCGAGTAACCCAGAGTTGTTAATGAGTCATTTATTTGGACATGCTAAAGGTGCATTTACAGGAGCATCAGAAGAAAAAGACGGTTTGTTAACTTTGGCGAATAATAGTTTTCTTTTTTTGGACGAAGTTCATCGTTTACCCCCTGAGGGTCAGGAAATGATTTTTTATTTTATGGATACTGGGCAATATGCTCGTTTAGGAGAAACAACCAAACAACATCAAGCCAATGTTCGAATTATTTGTGCGACCACTGAAGACCCATCGTCGGCCTTATTAAATACGTTTGTCCGTCGTATCCCAATTACCATTCAATTACCTAACTTTGTCAATCGACCGGAAAAAGAAAAAGTTGATCTAGTTCGAGTGATGATGTCGATGGAAGCCAAAAGAATTCAACGCAAAATTGTTTTGACTGATGATGTTATCAAGGCACTCGTTGGTAGTGTTGGTTATGGCAATGTTGGGCAATTAAAATCAAATGTCCAATTAGTAACGGCTCGAGCCTTTTTGAATCATATGGACCAGGATGAATTATTGGTTACTGTCAATGAATTAAATGAATCCATTAAGGAAGGTCTGGCAAAACTTGCTCATAATCGACAAAATATGGCTGAACTTGCCTATTATGTGCCTCAAAAAATGATTATTTCACCTAATGAGTCATACGAAACATTCGAAACTGATGCGTATGAATTACCTTATAATTTATATGATATTATTGGTGACAAAGCAGCTGTTTTAAAAGATGAAGGCTTCAATCAAGAAGCAATTAACCATTTTATTTCGACGGATATTAATGTCCATTTAAAATCATTTTATCGCAATCATGGTTTTAGTTTTGATGCTGATAGTCAGTTGTTAGAAATTATGGATGAAACCGTCATTCGCACGACAAAGCAAATTTTTGAATTTTCTAAGCAGTCACTAAACTATGAGTTTCAAACGAATTTTTTGTATGCGATGGGTTTGCATATTAGTTCATTTATTAATCGGATGCAGTCTGGTAAATATCAAATTACGCAAGACAATGAAAGTATTGAAAAAATGGTCTTACACTATCCTGATGAGCGTGAGGTAGCAGAAGAAATCAAACTAATTATTGAACGCGAACATAGTGTGTCAGTTCCACGAAATGAAGTCAATTATTTGACCGTTCTGTTAGTGTCATTAAAGGAAAATAAATCTGATGGACGGATTGGAATTGTTGTCGCGGCGCATGGTGTTAGTACAGCGTCAAGTATGGTGCAAGTAGTAAAACAGTTATTAAATGTCACGAATTTACGTAGTGTAGATATGCCGCTAGATATGCAACCAAAAGAAGCAAAAGAAAAAATTATTAAGGAAGTTATTGCAGTCAATGAAGGAAGTGGCGTATTATTGCTAGTTGATATGGGATCTTTAGGGACTTTCTCTGAAGATATTGAGAATCAAACGCATATTATGGTTAAAACAGTTGATATGGTAACAACAGCAACGGTTTTAGAAGCTGCTCGTAAAGCCAGCTTAATTGAGACAGATATCAATCAATTACATCAGAGTTTAATTAATTTTCATGGTTATGCAAAACCGAAAGTATCCGTTATCGCTGAAACTAAATTAAGAGATAAAAAAGCAATTATTGCAATTTGTGCTTCGGGTCAAGGAACTGCGCAGCGAATGAAAGATTTATTAGATGACTACCTACAAGCCAGTGTCGCAACAGATATCACGGTATTTCCTATTTCGGTTTTAGATATTAATCAGCAACTAAGTGCTATTCGTCAAGAGTATGAAGTGATTGCAATTACTGGTATTACACAACCAAATATTGATATTCCATTTATTCCAATGGACGTGTTATTTTCACCTGAAGGTAAAAATGCGATTAAACATGTAGTCTCTCAACAATGTACTGAAACATACCCTGAGTTAAATTTATCTGAGGCAAAAGCTGTGTGTTTGGAATTTATGCTAAAAAGTTTTACTTTTATTAATCCTGAGAAATTAATTGACCCCTTATGGCATGTAGCTGATTTAGTCACTTCTGGCTTAAAATTAGTTGAGAAACCAGCTTTTTATACTAATCTGTGTTTGCATCTTGCTGGATCGATTGAGCGAGAATTAAGGAAAGATACACTAACAGCAACTAAGGAAGATATAAGTGTCATGAAACGAGATAATATCTATGACACGGTTGTTTTAGCGCTTAGTTATTTGAGGGATACACTAAAAGTTGAATTTTGTGATAGCGAGGTTTTTTATACTTACCAAATTGTTAAAAATTTCTAA
- a CDS encoding PTS system mannose/fructose/N-acetylgalactosamine-transporter subunit IIB — protein MSMDIRLVRIDDRLIHGQVATVWTKHTNVNRILVVSDEVAKDELRKLLLVQAAPLGVKVNVIPVYKLIELARDVRMLADNSKLMLLFTNPGDVRRVVDAGIFIETINVGGMSFQTGKRMITNAIAVDDNDINDFEYLGQKNIKIEIRKVVADNSIDLLNLLRKDKLIK, from the coding sequence ATTTCAATGGATATTCGCTTAGTTCGGATTGATGACAGATTAATTCATGGTCAAGTTGCTACTGTCTGGACCAAGCATACTAATGTGAATCGGATTTTAGTTGTTAGTGATGAGGTTGCAAAGGATGAACTGCGGAAGTTACTTTTAGTTCAAGCAGCGCCATTAGGTGTAAAAGTTAATGTTATCCCTGTTTATAAATTAATTGAACTGGCTCGAGATGTTCGGATGTTAGCTGATAATTCTAAATTAATGCTATTATTTACTAATCCTGGTGACGTTCGACGTGTGGTTGATGCTGGTATTTTTATTGAAACAATTAATGTAGGTGGTATGAGCTTTCAAACTGGTAAACGTATGATTACTAATGCAATTGCTGTGGATGACAATGACATTAACGATTTTGAGTACTTAGGCCAAAAAAATATCAAGATTGAAATTCGGAAAGTTGTTGCAGATAATTCGATTGATTTATTGAATTTATTGCGCAAAGACAAATTAATAAAATAA
- a CDS encoding PTS mannose/fructose/sorbose transporter subunit IIC: protein MSIIAVTFVVLIAFLAGVGGILDQFQFHQPIVACTLIGMATGNLAEGIMLGGQLQLIALGWMNIGAAVAPDAALASVAAAILVTMKGASVDEGIALAIPLAVAGQVLTIFVRSITVGLAHGADKKAEEGSIRGVETFHMIALFLQGIRIAIPAAIIVAVPAEAVTSALHAIPDWITGGLAVAGGFIVAVGYAMVINMMATPKLWPFFFLGFALAAVSELNLIAMGIIGLVLALVYIQLAPEFNGGGGNGSGPSKGDPLDDILNDY, encoded by the coding sequence ATGTCAATTATTGCTGTTACATTTGTCGTTTTAATAGCATTTTTAGCCGGTGTTGGAGGAATTTTAGACCAATTTCAATTTCATCAACCAATCGTTGCGTGTACGTTAATTGGTATGGCAACAGGTAATTTAGCAGAAGGTATTATGTTAGGTGGTCAATTACAATTAATCGCTTTAGGGTGGATGAATATTGGGGCTGCTGTAGCACCGGATGCAGCGCTAGCTTCGGTTGCAGCTGCTATTCTTGTTACAATGAAAGGTGCTAGCGTTGACGAAGGGATTGCTTTAGCGATTCCATTAGCTGTTGCTGGTCAAGTATTAACGATTTTCGTTCGTTCAATCACAGTTGGTTTAGCACATGGTGCCGATAAAAAAGCTGAAGAAGGCTCAATTCGTGGCGTAGAAACATTCCATATGATTGCTTTGTTCTTACAAGGAATTCGGATTGCGATTCCAGCAGCTATTATAGTTGCAGTACCAGCTGAAGCTGTAACAAGTGCATTACATGCTATTCCAGATTGGATTACTGGTGGTTTAGCAGTAGCTGGTGGCTTTATCGTAGCAGTAGGTTATGCAATGGTTATTAACATGATGGCAACACCAAAATTATGGCCATTCTTCTTCTTAGGTTTTGCATTAGCAGCCGTATCAGAGTTGAACTTAATCGCTATGGGTATTATTGGTCTTGTCTTAGCTCTTGTGTATATCCAATTAGCACCAGAATTTAACGGCGGTGGTGGTAATGGTTCAGGCCCAAGTAAGGGTGACCCATTAGACGACATCTTGAATGACTATTAA